A single window of Candidatus Acidulodesulfobacterium ferriphilum DNA harbors:
- a CDS encoding 4Fe-4S dicluster domain-containing protein, producing the protein MNKESAFFWGCTIQAKFPFMEKATRLVLDKLNIKYRDIDSFTCCPEKSLVKNIDETLFDLTGVRNIALAENENVDIMSVCTGCYSNLKQIKAKVVSNLPYQKKLNETLGHIGLNFSGSSSIYHFIEYLHDEVGLDKIKANVKYPLKGINIAIHYGCHLVRPSHAIGFDSPFDPFKYDSILKALGANVINYKNKMMCCGQALDRVDEHDKALDMARIKLDSIKEVNPDLITTVCPSCFTQFDTNQFMLLKEGTAYQIPVITLEELMCLAFGIEGTEELIGQHKIKAVKFLDKFDGTKALTDYSIMFEKDSLVRCYNCQACRNDCPMSLSFESYDPPLIIKMILDNDVERAVSSKIVWECLECHTCSELCPQNYSWETVLTTLKNLAIKNDASPQKVKKAEDIFFKTLRLGDPQEGIRKKLGLPPVKKVVAADFKKLIDENLL; encoded by the coding sequence TCCCTTTATGGAAAAGGCTACCCGTTTAGTGCTGGATAAATTAAATATAAAATATCGGGATATCGATTCTTTTACCTGCTGCCCGGAAAAATCTTTGGTAAAAAATATCGACGAAACACTCTTTGATTTAACCGGCGTTAGAAATATTGCGCTTGCCGAAAATGAAAATGTCGATATAATGTCGGTTTGCACGGGATGCTATTCAAACCTCAAGCAAATCAAGGCAAAGGTCGTTTCAAATCTTCCGTACCAAAAAAAATTAAACGAAACCCTCGGGCATATCGGACTTAATTTTTCGGGAAGCTCTTCCATTTACCATTTTATCGAATATCTCCATGACGAGGTTGGATTAGATAAAATTAAAGCAAATGTAAAGTATCCGCTAAAGGGCATTAACATCGCAATACATTACGGCTGTCATTTAGTAAGGCCGTCCCATGCAATCGGATTTGATTCCCCCTTTGACCCTTTTAAATACGATAGTATTCTTAAGGCGCTCGGAGCTAATGTTATAAATTATAAAAACAAAATGATGTGCTGCGGGCAGGCGCTCGACAGGGTTGACGAGCACGATAAGGCTCTTGATATGGCCAGAATAAAGTTAGATTCGATTAAAGAAGTTAATCCCGATTTAATTACGACAGTTTGTCCTTCTTGTTTTACGCAGTTCGATACAAACCAGTTTATGCTTTTAAAAGAGGGAACCGCTTATCAAATTCCTGTTATCACACTGGAAGAGCTTATGTGTTTGGCTTTTGGCATAGAAGGAACCGAAGAACTTATAGGACAGCATAAAATTAAGGCTGTAAAATTCCTTGATAAATTTGACGGAACAAAGGCCTTAACGGATTACTCGATAATGTTCGAGAAAGATTCATTAGTTAGATGTTATAATTGCCAGGCTTGCAGGAATGATTGCCCTATGAGCCTTTCTTTCGAATCTTACGACCCTCCTTTGATTATTAAAATGATTCTGGATAACGATGTTGAGAGGGCGGTATCTTCAAAAATAGTCTGGGAATGTCTTGAATGCCACACATGTTCCGAACTGTGTCCGCAAAATTATAGCTGGGAGACGGTTCTTACAACGCTTAAAAATCTTGCGATAAAAAATGACGCCTCCCCTCAAAAGGTTAAAAAGGCTGAGGACATTTTCTTTAAAACTTTAAGGCTGGGGGATCCGCAGGAAGGAATTAGAAAGAAATTAGGTCTTCCTCCTGTAAAAAAGGTTGTGGCTGCCGATTTTAAAAAACTTATAGATGAAAATCTGTTATAA